The following coding sequences lie in one Pseudomonadota bacterium genomic window:
- the yidC gene encoding membrane protein insertase YidC, protein MDDSSKRVLLAVVLSIGLFLLWDVLVMRRQRPEGALPTTAAQPAATPAPPLPNEAEARAKPEDQERGAVADRGAIARDALGHATTLRWRYGKEEATVKLTDHGGALQSLVLADPRFREEQQGKLQKIDLVQTLASRGPWPLTTTFPDSDFVVPEDAEFALVERSPRRLRYAWRSTRVRVVKDFVLDAARPVVWMSVTVHNLTGGPLRQRLQLRLFSRQRPGQSQGGMTDPYPRIPTGLCHVNGALQRRSVSGVAGGQDQGCSAEGCGAGSGPVGEVGAIRWIGSDDRYFMIAVVPQGKVAEGGRCEVGLWRDRRDVVEVSLLLPEQQIEAGRARTRRFAVFAGPKDLNLLDGVKGAGGDDARLGDAIEFGWLAVLCRPMLAVLKVFYRLTGNWGVAIILLTLLVKLGTAYWSTRSMRSMREMQRLKPKVDALREKHKDDKQRLNQEMMGLYRAHKVNPLGGCLPMLIQMPIWFALYRTLGNAQELYRSGFFGWIDDLTAPDRFYVLPLALGVAMFGQQAITPQPMEAAQAKAMKYIMPVMFTGMMLWLPSGLNLYIFVNTVLTMLHQWFMNRDGTPPVAHAPSGSGGSGGSGGSGGSGGSGGSGGSGGSGGSGARGSSGARGESAGGRGRKHTSKRR, encoded by the coding sequence ATGGATGATAGCTCGAAGCGGGTGTTGCTCGCGGTCGTCCTGTCGATCGGCTTGTTCTTGCTGTGGGACGTGCTCGTGATGCGTCGTCAGCGGCCTGAGGGCGCGCTGCCGACGACAGCGGCGCAGCCGGCGGCAACTCCAGCGCCGCCGCTGCCGAACGAGGCCGAGGCGCGCGCGAAGCCCGAGGATCAGGAGCGCGGCGCGGTCGCCGACCGAGGCGCTATCGCGCGCGATGCGTTGGGGCACGCGACCACGCTGCGCTGGCGCTATGGCAAGGAAGAGGCGACGGTCAAGCTGACCGACCACGGTGGGGCGCTGCAGAGCCTGGTTTTGGCAGATCCGCGCTTTCGTGAGGAGCAGCAGGGCAAGCTGCAGAAGATCGACCTCGTCCAGACCCTGGCGAGTCGGGGCCCGTGGCCGCTGACGACGACCTTCCCGGATTCGGACTTCGTGGTCCCCGAAGACGCCGAGTTCGCGTTGGTCGAGCGCTCGCCGCGCCGCTTGCGCTATGCGTGGCGCTCGACCCGCGTGAGGGTGGTCAAGGACTTCGTCCTCGACGCGGCGCGCCCAGTGGTCTGGATGAGTGTCACGGTGCACAACCTGACCGGAGGGCCGCTACGCCAGCGCCTGCAGCTGCGGCTCTTTTCCCGGCAGCGGCCGGGCCAGAGCCAGGGCGGTATGACCGACCCCTACCCGCGCATCCCGACCGGCCTCTGTCACGTCAATGGCGCGCTGCAGCGGCGCAGTGTCAGTGGCGTGGCGGGCGGCCAGGATCAGGGTTGCAGCGCGGAGGGCTGCGGCGCGGGCAGTGGCCCGGTCGGCGAGGTGGGGGCGATCCGCTGGATCGGATCCGATGACCGCTACTTCATGATCGCCGTCGTGCCCCAGGGCAAGGTCGCCGAGGGCGGGCGCTGCGAGGTCGGGCTGTGGCGCGACCGGCGCGACGTCGTCGAGGTCAGCCTGCTGCTACCGGAGCAGCAGATCGAGGCTGGCCGCGCGCGCACCCGGCGCTTCGCGGTCTTTGCCGGGCCGAAGGATCTGAACCTGCTCGATGGCGTCAAGGGCGCGGGCGGCGATGATGCGCGGCTCGGCGACGCGATCGAGTTCGGTTGGCTCGCCGTGCTCTGCCGCCCGATGCTCGCGGTATTGAAGGTCTTTTATCGCCTGACCGGGAACTGGGGCGTGGCGATTATTCTGCTGACCCTCCTGGTCAAGCTGGGGACGGCGTATTGGTCGACGCGCTCGATGCGCTCGATGCGCGAGATGCAGCGGTTGAAGCCGAAGGTCGACGCGCTGCGCGAGAAGCATAAGGACGACAAGCAGCGCCTCAACCAGGAGATGATGGGGCTCTATCGCGCGCATAAGGTCAACCCGCTCGGGGGCTGCCTGCCGATGCTGATCCAGATGCCGATCTGGTTCGCGCTCTATCGCACGCTAGGAAACGCGCAGGAGCTCTATCGCTCGGGCTTCTTCGGCTGGATCGACGACCTGACCGCGCCGGACCGTTTCTACGTCCTGCCGCTGGCGCTGGGTGTCGCGATGTTCGGGCAGCAGGCCATCACGCCGCAGCCGATGGAGGCCGCGCAGGCCAAGGCGATGAAGTACATCATGCCGGTGATGTTCACCGGGATGATGCTCTGGTTGCCCTCTGGGCTGAACCTCTACATCTTCGTCAACACCGTTTTGACAATGCTACATCAGTGGTTTATGAACCGCGACGGTACCCCACCCGTGGCCCACGCGCCGAGCGGCAGTGGCGGCAGTGGCGGCAGTGGCGGCAGTGGCGGCAGTGGCGGCAGTGGCGGCAGTGGCGGCAGTGGCGGCAGTGGCGGCAGTGGCGCGCGCGGCAGCAGTGGCGCGCGCGGGGAATCGGCTGGCGGCCGCGGGCGAAAGCACACCAGCAAGCGCCGCTAG
- a CDS encoding KH domain-containing protein, whose product MGSTAVTPSARGSELLETLLRLMGFDAEVDAIEREENVELVIGGEDASLAVGQKGQTLDALQYLVNRGLTRELGEHKLMVVNAEGYRERREASLIELAERLSEKALSAGKIVALDPMSARDRRVIHMALRDVAGIETRSEGEGDDRRLLIVPQSDRA is encoded by the coding sequence ATGGGTTCGACTGCTGTGACGCCTTCGGCGCGGGGCTCCGAGCTGCTCGAGACGCTGCTCCGGCTGATGGGTTTCGATGCCGAGGTCGACGCGATCGAGCGTGAGGAGAACGTCGAGCTGGTGATCGGTGGCGAGGACGCGAGCCTTGCTGTCGGGCAGAAGGGCCAGACGCTCGATGCGCTGCAGTACCTGGTCAACCGCGGGCTCACGCGGGAGCTTGGCGAACATAAGCTGATGGTCGTCAACGCCGAGGGCTACCGCGAGCGGCGCGAGGCCTCGCTGATCGAGCTCGCCGAGCGGCTGAGCGAAAAGGCGTTGAGCGCGGGCAAGATCGTCGCGCTGGACCCGATGAGCGCGCGCGACCGGCGCGTGATTCACATGGCGCTGCGCGACGTGGCTGGCATCGAGACCCGCAGCGAGGGCGAAGGCGACGACCGGCGCTTGCTGATCGTGCCCCAGAGCGACAGGGCCTAG
- the mnmE gene encoding tRNA uridine-5-carboxymethylaminomethyl(34) synthesis GTPase MnmE — translation MSQPDTICALATPPGEGAVGIVRLSGPRATELLQRAACGRTLRPRRMVRVDLVDPATEARIDEVLACVMPAPRSFTGEDVVEIYGHGGQLNLEALLALFIGLGARPAGPGEFTRRAFLNGRLDLTQAEAVAEVIGARSTRALQNAQALLGGALGREVRSLRARAVELAAELEARIDFAEELEALQPGRALVEGHRELIAALGRLVASYRRGRRLNGVVVVLVGAVNAGKSSLFNRLLGSQRALVSAEPGTTRDYLEAEVEWDGLRVTLIDTAGEREGMSALERAGLALGLERARSADVVLQVVDVSAAGPEAVFGAPGGGVGRVVVANKIDRLAAGAAGSLRRPGRGNRARSRGRGFGRDGRRARGAARGRGGRGARSPLGRDARGRGRGAGRERRAPRRRGAPWAP, via the coding sequence ATGTCTCAACCGGATACCATCTGTGCGCTGGCGACGCCGCCGGGCGAAGGGGCCGTCGGGATCGTGCGGCTGAGTGGACCGCGGGCCACGGAGCTGCTCCAGCGCGCCGCGTGCGGTCGGACGCTGCGACCGCGCCGGATGGTGCGCGTCGACCTGGTCGACCCGGCGACAGAGGCGCGGATAGACGAGGTGCTGGCGTGTGTGATGCCGGCGCCGCGATCGTTTACCGGGGAGGACGTGGTCGAGATCTACGGCCACGGTGGGCAGCTTAACCTGGAGGCGCTGCTGGCGCTCTTCATCGGGCTGGGCGCGCGGCCGGCGGGGCCTGGCGAGTTCACGCGGCGCGCGTTTCTCAATGGGCGGCTCGACCTGACCCAGGCGGAGGCGGTAGCCGAGGTCATCGGGGCGCGCAGCACCCGCGCGCTGCAGAACGCGCAGGCCCTGCTGGGGGGCGCCCTGGGGCGGGAGGTGCGCTCCCTGCGAGCGCGAGCGGTCGAGCTGGCCGCGGAGCTCGAGGCACGCATCGACTTCGCGGAGGAGCTGGAGGCGCTGCAGCCGGGCCGCGCCCTGGTCGAAGGGCATCGCGAGCTGATCGCGGCGCTCGGGCGCCTGGTTGCGAGCTATCGGCGCGGCCGACGCCTCAATGGCGTGGTGGTCGTGCTCGTCGGCGCCGTCAACGCGGGCAAATCGAGCCTCTTCAACCGGCTGCTCGGTAGTCAGCGGGCGCTGGTCTCGGCGGAGCCGGGGACCACGCGCGACTACCTGGAGGCGGAGGTCGAGTGGGACGGCCTGAGGGTCACGCTGATCGACACCGCCGGCGAGCGCGAGGGGATGTCAGCGTTGGAGCGCGCGGGGCTGGCGTTGGGGTTGGAGCGCGCTCGTAGCGCGGATGTCGTGCTGCAGGTGGTGGACGTCAGCGCGGCCGGGCCCGAGGCGGTGTTCGGCGCGCCAGGGGGTGGCGTCGGGCGCGTGGTCGTCGCCAACAAGATCGACCGGCTGGCCGCGGGCGCGGCGGGGTCGCTGCGCCGCCCTGGTCGAGGCAATCGGGCTCGCTCGCGTGGTCGAGGCTTCGGCCGAGACGGGCGAAGGGCTCGAGGTGCTGCGAGGGGCCGTGGTGGCCGAGGCGCTCGGTCACCCCTGGGGCGCGACGCGCGCGGGAGAGGCCGCGGTGCAGGGCGCGAGCGGCGCGCGCCTCGGCGGCGAGGCGCCCCCTGGGCCCCCTGA
- the bioD gene encoding dethiobiotin synthase, producing MRGLFVVGTDTGVGKTIVTGALAAALRARGQRVAVMKPVETGCPPDPEATATIDGLPGAATPEARAALARLHALVGPAPITIATRTPPEALTPSDALHLMRLADCHAKLSLVNPYRYAPAVAPAVAAELADRPIDLEHLLASLHALAAEAEVTLVEGAGGLLVPLNGKELLADFVAQTGLPALIVGRSALGTINHCLLTLEALKQRGVPIAGIVLNRLTPRPSPDEAANPQQLERFAGPIVRGVLPYFKPEQRTDAAFLARRAAAHVDLDALLEVIDAAAARC from the coding sequence ATGCGCGGCCTCTTCGTCGTCGGCACCGATACCGGGGTTGGAAAAACCATTGTCACCGGCGCCTTGGCCGCCGCCCTGCGCGCCCGTGGGCAGCGCGTTGCCGTGATGAAGCCGGTGGAAACCGGCTGCCCGCCCGATCCCGAGGCCACCGCCACGATCGATGGCCTCCCCGGCGCGGCCACGCCCGAGGCCCGCGCGGCCCTCGCCCGCCTCCACGCGCTGGTCGGGCCCGCCCCGATCACCATCGCCACCCGTACGCCGCCCGAGGCCCTCACGCCCAGCGACGCGCTCCATCTGATGCGCCTCGCCGACTGCCACGCTAAGCTTTCACTCGTGAATCCCTACCGTTACGCTCCGGCCGTCGCCCCCGCCGTCGCCGCCGAGCTGGCCGATCGCCCGATCGACCTCGAGCACCTGCTGGCGTCGCTGCACGCGCTCGCCGCCGAGGCCGAGGTCACGCTGGTCGAGGGCGCCGGCGGCCTTCTCGTACCCCTCAACGGCAAAGAGCTCCTCGCTGATTTCGTGGCGCAAACCGGCCTCCCGGCGCTGATCGTCGGCCGCTCCGCGCTCGGGACGATCAACCACTGCCTCTTGACCCTGGAGGCCCTGAAGCAGCGCGGCGTCCCGATCGCCGGGATCGTGCTCAACCGTCTGACCCCGCGACCGAGTCCCGATGAGGCCGCCAACCCGCAGCAGCTCGAGCGCTTCGCGGGCCCGATCGTCCGCGGGGTCCTGCCCTACTTCAAGCCTGAGCAGCGCACGGACGCCGCGTTCCTCGCCCGCCGCGCCGCCGCGCACGTCGACCTGGACGCCCTTCTCGAGGTCATCGACGCCGCCGCCGCGCGCTGCTGA
- the bioA gene encoding adenosylmethionine--8-amino-7-oxononanoate transaminase, translating to MTLDFAALDRRHLWHPFTAMRQWTAEDPLMVASGEGNYLTDTQGHRYLDGISSLWVNVHGHRCAPLDEAIRAQLDQVAHSTLLGLGNLPSAELAAALIAVAPQGLERVFYSDSGSTAVEVALKMAFQYWQHSGHPRRTHFVALDEAYHGDTIGAVSVGGIDLFHRLFHPLLFQTLRVASPHPYRYAGGSLSPEACRDACLAALEALLAARAEEIAALIIEPRVQGAAGIIVHPPGYLRGVAELCRRHQVLLICDEVATGFGRTGELFASQAEGVTPDLMTLAKGLSGGYLPLAATLTTEAIYEAFLDGPERTFFHGHSYTGNPLACAAGLASLRLFAERDLLTQVRARALRAHALLADHLAPLPPVGELRQCGLMIGVELVADRATRHPFPAERRLGAAVCRAARARGVILRPLGDVIVIMPPLSITDDELETIVKALASSIAETVQ from the coding sequence ATGACCCTCGACTTCGCCGCCCTCGATCGCCGCCACCTCTGGCACCCCTTCACAGCGATGCGTCAATGGACCGCCGAGGACCCGCTGATGGTCGCCTCCGGCGAGGGCAACTACCTGACCGACACCCAGGGCCATCGCTACCTCGACGGCATCTCGTCGCTCTGGGTCAACGTCCACGGCCACCGCTGCGCTCCCCTCGACGAGGCCATCCGCGCCCAGCTCGACCAGGTCGCCCACTCGACCCTCCTCGGCCTCGGCAATCTCCCCTCAGCCGAGCTCGCCGCCGCCCTCATCGCCGTCGCCCCGCAGGGCCTCGAACGCGTCTTCTACTCCGACTCCGGCTCCACCGCGGTCGAGGTGGCGCTGAAGATGGCCTTTCAATACTGGCAACACAGCGGCCACCCGCGCCGCACCCACTTCGTCGCGCTCGACGAGGCCTATCACGGTGACACGATCGGAGCCGTCAGCGTCGGCGGCATCGACCTCTTCCACCGCCTCTTCCATCCGCTCCTCTTCCAGACGCTGCGCGTTGCCTCCCCGCATCCCTATCGCTATGCCGGGGGTTCGCTCAGCCCCGAGGCTTGCCGCGACGCCTGCCTCGCCGCGCTCGAGGCCCTCCTCGCCGCCCGCGCGGAAGAAATCGCCGCGCTGATCATCGAACCACGCGTCCAGGGCGCCGCCGGCATCATCGTCCACCCTCCCGGCTACCTCCGCGGTGTTGCCGAGCTCTGCCGCCGCCACCAGGTGCTCCTGATCTGCGACGAGGTCGCCACCGGCTTCGGCCGCACCGGCGAGCTCTTCGCCTCTCAGGCCGAGGGGGTGACGCCCGACCTGATGACCCTCGCCAAGGGGCTCTCCGGGGGCTATCTGCCGCTCGCGGCCACGCTCACCACCGAGGCGATCTACGAGGCCTTCCTCGACGGCCCCGAGCGCACCTTCTTCCACGGCCACAGCTACACCGGTAATCCGCTCGCCTGCGCCGCCGGCCTCGCCTCCCTGCGCCTCTTCGCCGAGCGCGACCTCCTCACGCAGGTGCGCGCGCGCGCCCTCCGGGCCCACGCCCTCCTTGCGGACCACCTCGCGCCCCTGCCACCGGTGGGTGAGCTCCGGCAATGCGGTCTGATGATCGGCGTCGAGCTCGTCGCCGACCGCGCCACCCGGCACCCCTTCCCAGCGGAGCGGCGTCTCGGCGCCGCGGTCTGTCGCGCCGCGCGCGCGAGGGGCGTGATCCTGCGCCCGCTCGGGGACGTCATCGTGATCATGCCCCCGCTCTCGATCACCGACGACGAGCTCGAGACCATCGTCAAGGCCCTAGCGAGCAGCATCGCCGAGACCGTCCAATAA
- a CDS encoding 8-amino-7-oxononanoate synthase → MPLAFDDLLQRELQQLSARGLLRRLDAPLPPGVTNYSSNDYLGLSTHPALFAAAQRAHQRATGAGAARLVGGDLAEHHALEATIASFKGCEAALLFSSGYQANVGTIAALVGPHDAVFSDALNHASIVDGCRLSGAAIHVYRHGDTAHLATLLAAATTFRRRLIVTDSIFSMDGDAADLPEVSSLARAHDATLFVDEAHATGLYGPAGAGLLPQLGLKADAQLLTFGKALGSFGAAVTGSHALIAFLLNRARTFVFTTALPPSLCATTQAAFHLVASAEGDRLRARLFANARRLHTGLVELGLRRKEQPASPILPLHAGPPASALAAAAALLARGCFVQAIRPPTVPEGTSRLRLTACANHSADQLDTLLRALAELVCAGLLPTVAAA, encoded by the coding sequence ATGCCCTTGGCCTTCGACGACCTTCTGCAACGCGAACTGCAACAGCTCTCGGCGCGTGGACTCCTGCGGCGCCTTGACGCTCCCCTTCCTCCTGGCGTCACCAACTACTCCAGCAACGACTATCTCGGCCTCTCGACCCATCCGGCGCTGTTCGCCGCGGCCCAGCGAGCGCATCAGCGCGCCACGGGCGCCGGCGCCGCGCGCCTTGTCGGTGGCGACCTCGCCGAGCACCACGCCCTCGAAGCCACGATCGCCAGCTTCAAGGGTTGCGAGGCCGCGCTCCTCTTCTCCTCCGGCTACCAAGCCAACGTCGGCACCATCGCCGCCCTCGTCGGCCCCCACGATGCCGTCTTCTCGGACGCGCTCAACCACGCCAGCATCGTCGATGGCTGCCGCCTCAGCGGCGCCGCGATTCACGTCTATCGCCACGGCGACACCGCGCACCTCGCCACTCTCCTCGCCGCCGCCACCACCTTTCGACGGCGCCTGATCGTTACCGACTCCATCTTCAGCATGGACGGCGACGCCGCAGACTTGCCCGAGGTTTCAAGCCTCGCGCGAGCGCACGACGCCACGCTCTTTGTCGACGAAGCCCACGCCACGGGCCTCTACGGCCCTGCAGGCGCCGGGCTCCTTCCTCAACTCGGCCTCAAGGCGGACGCGCAACTCCTGACCTTCGGCAAGGCCCTTGGCAGCTTTGGCGCCGCCGTCACCGGCAGCCACGCGCTCATCGCCTTCCTCCTCAATCGCGCCCGCACCTTCGTCTTCACCACCGCGCTCCCGCCCTCCCTTTGCGCGACGACCCAGGCCGCCTTCCACCTCGTCGCCAGCGCCGAAGGCGACCGCCTGCGCGCGCGCCTCTTCGCCAACGCCCGCCGCCTGCACACCGGTCTGGTCGAGCTCGGGCTCCGGCGCAAGGAGCAGCCCGCGAGCCCGATTCTTCCTCTCCATGCCGGCCCGCCCGCAAGCGCCCTCGCCGCAGCCGCCGCGCTCCTCGCCCGTGGCTGCTTCGTCCAGGCCATCCGCCCGCCCACGGTTCCAGAGGGCACCAGCCGCCTGCGCCTCACGGCCTGCGCCAACCACAGCGCGGATCAGCTCGACACCTTGCTGAGGGCCCTCGCCGAGCTCGTTTGCGCCGGGCTCCTGCCCACGGTCGCTGCTGCCTGA